The Acidaminococcus fermentans DSM 20731 sequence GTCTGGCCAAAGAGCGGGGCGGCATGGTGGCCACCAACGACTTCAACCTGAGCAAGGTGGCGGAAATCCAGGGAGTCCGGGTGCTGAACATCAACGACCTGGCCAATGCCCTGAAACAGTCCGTCCTGCCCGGGGAAGAACTCCAGATCTATCTGGCCAAGGAAGGCAAGGAACCGGGCCAGGCCATCGGGTACCTGGATGACGGGACCATGGTGGTAGTGGAAGGGGGCAAACGCTGCGTGAACTTCACCGTTCCGGTGACCGTAACCTCCGTGCTCCAGACTTCTGCCGGCCGGATGATCTTTGCCAAACTGAAATAAGATAAGGAATGATGGGATGAACAACGAATTGGTTTGCATCATTGCCGCCGCAGGTATGGGAAAAAGGCTGGGTTTGGGGTATAATAAAAATTATGCCTGTATCCGTGGCATCCCCATCCTGGTCCGCAGCCTGCACCAGATGAGCCAGGTGCCCGGCCTGGACCTGGCCCTGGTGGCCGTAGCCCCGGGAGAAGAGGAGGGGGCCCGGCAGCTGCTGGAAGAATGGCAGCCCCGGCAGTTCCCGAACCTGTCCTGGAACATCGTCACCGGCGGGAAAGAACGGCAGGACTCCGTGGCCAATGCCCTGGCCCGGCTGCCGGAAAATACCCAGTGGGTGGCGGTCCACGACGGCGCCCGTCCCTTTGCGGATCCGGAACTGATCCAGCGGGTCTGGGACAAGGCCCGGGAAACGGGAGCGGCTGTGGCGGCAGTGCCCTGCAAGGACACCATCAAAATGGCGGACCTGGAAAAATCCGTGGAACGGACCCTGGACCGGAGCCGTCTGTGGGCGGTCCAGACCCCCCAGATTTTCCGCCCCGGCCTGCTCCGGGAAGGCTTTTCTCTGGCCCGGGAGCAGCATCTGGATGTAACCGACGACGCCAGCCTGGTGGAAGCGCTCCGGAAAAAAGTGGGCCTGGTGATGGGCTCCTATGACAACCGGAAGATCACCACGCCGGAAGACCTGGACTGGGCCCAGGATCTGGCAGCACGCAGGGAGGGAAAGAACATGGAATTTCGAATCGGCTCCGGCTATGATGTCCATCGTCTGGTGGAAGGCCGTCCCTTGATCCTCTGCGGGGTCACCGTGCCCTGGGACAGGGGACTGGATGGCCATTCCGATGCGGATGTGGCGCTCCATGCCCTGATGGATGCCTTGCTGGGGGCGGCCGGCATGGGGGATATCGGGCGGCTGTTCCCGGATACGGATGATGCCTATCTGGGGGCGGACAGCCGGAAACTGCTGGCGGCTGTGCTGGAAAAACTCCGCGCTGCCGGCTGGCAGGTGAACAATGTGGATGTGACCATCATCGCCCAGCGGCCCAAACTGGCTCCCTATGAGCCGGCCATGCTGGAGAATCTGCTCACAGACCTGGGGCTGCCCCGGGACGCTGTGAACGTAAAGGCCACCACCACGGAAAAACTGGGCTTTACCGGCCGGGGAGAAGGCATCGCTGCCGAAGCCGTGGCCAGTCTTACAAGATAAAAACCTTTGGGAGGAAGATACAATGGAAAAGAAACTGAAAGTACGTTTTGCACCCAGCCCCACCGGGCCGTTCCACATCGGAGGCGCCCGTTCCGCTCTGTTCAACTGGCTGCTGGCCCGGAAGGAAAACGGGGTCATGCTGCTGCGGATCGAAGATACCGACCGGGACCGGTCCAAACCGGAATGGGAAGCCAACATCAAGGCTGCCCTGAAATGGCTGGGCATCGACTGGGATGAAGGCGTGGACGTGGGAGGTCCCAACGGCCCCTACCGCCAGATGGAACGGCTGGATATTTATAAAAAATACACTGACAAGCTGCTGGCAGAAGGCAAGGCCTATTACTGCTACTGCACCCCGGAAGAACTGGAAGCGGAACGGGAAGCCCTGACCGCCCAGGGGAAAATGCCCCGGTACATGGGCAAATGCCGGAACCTGACTCCGGAACAGCGGGCCGCCTACGAAGCGGAAGGCCGGAAACCCACCATCCGGTTCCGGGTACCGGAAAATGAAGACATCGTGGTCCATGATGAAGTCCGCGGGGATGTGCATTTCGATTCCAACGGCATCGGGGACTTTGTCATCGTGAAAAGCGACGGCATCCCCACCTACAACTACGCCGTGGTCATCGACGATGCCCTGATGGGGGTCAACTGCGTGATCCGGGCAGAAGAACATCTGTCCAACACCCCCCGGCAGCTGCTGCTGTACGATGCCCTGGGCTTTGAAAAACCCACCTTCGGCCATATTTCCCTGATCCTGGGACCGGACCACAAGAAGATGAGCAAACGGCACGGGGCCACCTCCGTGGATCAGTACCGGCAGATGGGCTATCTGCCCGATGCCATTGTGAACTTCCTGGCACTCCTGGGCTGGTCTCCCAATTCCGACCAGGAAATCTTCTCCCGGGAAGAACTGATCCAGCAGTTCTCTCTGGACCATGTGGCCAAGAACCCGGCCGTATTCGACATCAAGAAACTGAACTGGCTGAACGCCCACTATATGCGCCAGCTGTCCGATGAGGACTATGTGGCCTTTGCGGTGCCCTTCATGAAGGAAGCCGGCTACATGACCGGGGAAGAAACCGGCGAAAAGCTGGAATGGCTGAAGAAGGTCATCCTCACCGCCCGGGACCAGGCGGAATTCGGGAAGGAAATCCCTGAAAAAGTGGCCCTGTACTTCACCGATGAATTCGATTTCGAAACCCCGGAAGCGGAAGCTGTCCTGAAGGAAGAAACGGTGCCCCAGGTGATGGGCCTGTTCCTGGACAAACTGGCCGCTGCGGAAGGCCTGGACCATGCAGCCACCAAGGCCCTGTTCAAGGCCGTACAGAAAGAAACCAAACTGGGGGGCAAGAAAGTATTCATGCCCGTCCGGGTGGCTCTCACCGGCAATCAGCACGGACCGGAACTGGCGGAAATGATTCCCCTCCTGGGCAAAGAACGTGTGGCATCCCGGATCCGGGGCAGCCTGGCCAAAGCCGGCGTGAACCTGTAAGGAAAGGAGCTTCCTATGAGCATCCGTGTTTATAATGATATGACCCGGCAGAAAGAGGAATTCGTTCCTCTCCATCCGGGGAAAGTGGGGATCTATGTGTGCGGGGTCACCCCCTACAACCATCCCCATATCGGCAATGCCCGCCCCTTTGTGGTGTGGGATACCATCCGCCGGTTCCTGGACCACGAAGGGTACGATGTGACCTATGTCCAGAACTTCACCGATGTGGACGACAAGATCATCCGGGCCGCCAATGAAGAAGGGGTCACCTGGGATGTGATTGCCAACCGGTACATCAAGGCTTATTTCGAAGTGATGGACAAACTCCATGTGAAGCGGGCCCACATCTATCCCCGGGTTTCCGAACACATTCCCGACATCATCCACACCGTCCAGGAGCTCATCAACAACGGTTACGGTTATGTGGTGGACGGGGACGTGTACTACCGGGTGGAAAGATTCAGCCATTACGGGGAACTGTCCGGCCGGAAACTGGACGACATGATGGCCGGCGCCCGGGTGGACGTGGACGAACGGAAAGAGAACCCCATGGATTTCGCCCTGTGGAAATCCGCCAAACCGGGAGAACCTTCCTGGGACAGCCCCTGGGGCAAAGGCCGGCCGGGCTGGCACATTGAATGCTCCACCATGAGCACCAAATACCTGGGCAACACCCTGGATTTCCATGGCGGCGGCAGCGACCTGATCTTCCCCCATCATGAAAACGAAATCGCCCAGAGCGAAGGGGCCACCGGGGTCCATCCCTTTGTCCGGTACTGGGTCCACAACGGATTCATCACCATCAACGAAGAAAAAATGTCCAAATCCCTGGGCAACTTCAAGACCGTGTACGATCTGCTGAAGGAATACGAACCGGAAACCATCCGCTATTTCATCCTGAACACCCATTACCGCAGTCCCCTGGACTTCAGCCAGGAACGGCTGGCGGAAGCGGGACGGAGCCTGGAACGGCTGCGTACGGCTCAGAACAACCTGCAGGAAATCCAGCAGGTGATCACCGTGGGGCCGGATGCGGAAAGCCTGGCGCTCCGGGACAAAGTGGAAGAACTGCGGAAAGGGTTCTTCGATGCCATGAGCGACGACTTCAACACCTCCCTGGCCATCAGCTACCTGTTTGCCCTGGCCAAGGAAATCAACGTATACCACAATGCTATCATCAGCGGTGCCAAGAAGCCTGATGGCAAACTGGTGGAACAGATCGACAAGGCCTGGAAGGAAATGATCGGGGTCATCGGGATCCTGGAAAACCAGCCGGCTGCCAACGGAGAAGGGGGCGCGGTGAGCAACGAGGAAGCGGAAATCGCCGCCAGGATCGAAGAACGCCAGGCTGCCCGGAAAGCCCGGGATTTTGCCAAAGCCGATGCCATCCGTGACGAACTGGCTGCCAAGGGAATCATCCTGGAAGACACGCCCCAGGGCGTACGGTGGAAGAGAAAGTGAGATACGAACAGTATCAGCGGCTCCTGGACCATGTGCTGGCCACCTGCGGAGAAACCCAGACTATGCCGGAACCCCGGCTGATCCATCCGGTGGAACTGGCCTATATCGGGGATGCGGTGTTTTCCCTGTACGTGCGGATGCGGATCCTGCCCGTCAGCAGCCATGTACAGGTGCTCCACGATCTGGCCAGCCGGATGGTGTCTGCAGTGATGCAGGCCAAAGCCATGGACGCCCTGGAACCGGAACTCACCGAAGAAGAAGCCCAGATTGCCCGCCGGGGACGGAACACCAAAAGCACCGTGCCCAAAAGCGCCAGTGTCCGGGAATACCGTCAGGGCACGGCCTTTGAGGCCCTTATGGGCTATCTGTATCTCATGGACCGGAAAGACCGGCTCCAGGCCCTGATGGACCATTCCTTTGAACTGATCCGCCAGGCCATGGAGGAGGAAAGGAAACAGAAGAGAAAATGATGCACGTAAAACTGCTCCGCTATACCCCCGAACCGGACCGGACCGTGGCCATGAGCGCCCGGCTCTGCTATTCTCCCATCGGGGCGGCGGAACTGGAAAACAAAATGACGGACCAGGAAGTGGCCAGCCTGGTACGCCGGCTGGGCCAGATGGGGCATACCTCCACCTTTGAGCATGTAAGCTTCACCTTTGCCATCGAAGGGGTATCCCGGGTACTGACCCATCAGCTGGTGCGCCACCGGATCGCTTCCTACAGCCAGCAGAGCCAGCGGTATGTGAAGGAACATGATTTCGAGACCATCCTGCCGCCCACCCTGGCTGCCCGGCCCGAATGCAAAAAAGAATTCGAGGAGCTGTGCGGAAAGATCCAGGATTTGTACAACAAATGGACGGAGGCGGGGGTGCCGGCGGAAGATGCCCGGTATATCCTGCCCAACGCGGCGGAGACCAAGATCGTGGTCACCATGAATGCCCGGAGCCTGCTCCATTTCTTCCAGCTCCGGTGCTGCTCCCGGGCCCAGTGGGAAATCCGTGCCCTGGCCTGGGAAATGCTCCGGCAGGTGAAGGAAGTGGCGCCTATCCTCTTTGAAAAAGCCGGCCCCACCTGCGAAAGTGACCGGGTCTGCCACGAAGGGAAAATGAGCTGCGGACGGCTGGAAAAGCTCCTGGCCCAGGATGCCGCCAAAGCCGGGGAGAAGGCGTAACCGGCCATGGGGTACAAACCGATTGAAGAAATCCAGAAGGAAACCCGGGAGTGGGATTTTATCCGGGAGCTGCCGGACCAGGTGGGTCCGTTCACCAAAAAACTGGTGGATACCATCAGCGGCCAGGTGCTCACCATCTGCCGGTATGAGGCTCCGGAACTCCGGGCCAGACTGGATATCATCTACACCTCGGAAACTTTCGATTACATTGTGATCCACACCATGGGCATGAATTCCTATCGGGACATCCGGTTCATCTACAAGGACCGGGACGTGTTCGCCAAAAACGTCAGGGCCTACCTGCCCGGGATCCTCCACAGCATGGAAGACCCCACCAGTGTGAACCTGGGGGAACAGGTGGCCGAGCACGGGATCCTGACCTGGGAATACGGCAACCATCTGCCGGAAAAAATCGGGCCCTTTGAGCTGTATATCAAACCCGCCCATGCCATCGAGCACATCAACGGATCCATCATCCTCATCGATTATTCCGATTTTCAGCGGATGGACCAGCTGATCATCATGTACAACCGGCTGCGGGACCAGTTTTTCGGAGAGGTGAAGATCAATTCCGTGTTCCATGCGTCCATGGATTTTGACAGCCGGAACCTGAAAGAACTGGAAACCAAACTGAAAGAACACCTGGAACCCACCCTGCAGAAAGTGACCCAGGCAGATCATGATCTGTAAGAAGGAAATTGGAAATATCCGCCCATACAAGGGCGGGGGATAAGGAGAAAAAAGTCCTTGACTTTTTTCTCCTTATCTCTTATACTATACAAGTCGGCGCTTGAAGAAGACGCCGCAACGGCCCAGTAGTTCAGTTGGTTAGAATGCCGCCCTGTCACGGCGGAGATCGTCGGTTCGAGTCCGTCCTGGGTCGCCAATGCCTCGGTAGCTCAGTTGGTAGAGCAAAGGACTGAAAATCCTTGTGTCCGCAGTTCGATTCTGCGCTGAGGCACCATTCTTCAAGCGGAAGTAGCTCAGTGGTAGAGCATCACCTTGCCAAGGTGGGGGTCGCGAGTTCGAATCTCGTTTTCCGCTCCAATTTTTTATGGCGACGTAGCCAAGCGGTAAGGCAGAGGTCTGCAAAACCTTTATCCCCAGTTCGATTCTGGGCGTCGCCTCCAAATGAAAGTTAAAGAGGGTGTTGCATGTGTGAAAACCCACACATGCGGCACCCTCTTTTGTAACTGGTCATTTGGCCGCTGACAGTTGATGAGGCTGAACAGCCCCTTTTTACAGAAAGGACTTCCCATGCACCTGGAAACCCATTACGACCGCACCTATGCCCGCCTTACCCGGCCCTTCCGGACCCGCCCCTGGGCCATCCGGGGCCTGTTTCTTCTGAACGGGGGCCTGGTGATCCTCATGTACATCGCCTATCCCCTGCTTCTGTGGCAGCTGTGGCAGCAGGGCGGCCTGGCCGGTAATACCGCCCTCCAGAAAGCCTTCTGGATCCCGGCCCTTTCCTTCCTGCTGCTCACCCTGGTCCGCAGCAAAATCAACCGGCCCCGGCCCTACGAGTTCTGGACCCTGCAGCCCCTGCTGCCCCGGAACAAGCAGGGAGAATCCTTCCCCAGCCGCCATGTGTTTTCCTCCACCATCATCGCCATGACCTACCTGTACTTCCAACCACCCCTGGGCCTGGCCTTCCTGGCCGTCAGCCTGGCCAGTGCGGTGGTAAGAGTCCTGGCCGGCGTCCACTATCCCAGCGATGTGGCAGCGGGAATGGGGGCGGGGGTTGTGGCCGGACTGCTGCTTTGGGCTCTCGCATAACCCCTGGGCGCCAGAGCAGGCCATCTGCTTTGTCAGGAGGGATTTGTAAGCTGGGCATGTACCACTTTGTACTATGCCAAACTTACAAATCCCTCCTTTCGCGTATCTGGGCACATCTGCCGCGCCTGGAGGAATCCGGGAGGCCATCCGCATTCGCGCATCTGGCCCCATCTCGTGTGCCTGAAAAAATCGTAGATTGCTTCATGCCGAATCCGTAGGGGACGCAGGCCCGGCGGCCCGCCTGCAGTACCGCATAATAGGACTGCACGTCCCAAAGTCCGCCCCGGGAGGGGCGGGGGACCATGCGCAGCATGGTGATGGGGGCATCGGCAACAGCCGATATTTTGCAGGCCCCCTGGACAACAGAAGAACATGGTCCAGCAGCCGGTACAATATCCAAACCGGACAATCTGACGTCTTTATCAACTGTCGCGATGAACGATATATCTTTAAACCAGGCGTTTTTTTACACCGGGAATATGGTATAGTAGAAGAAGTAGAAGAAGAAAATATCATCCTCTTCCGTTATCTATAGCTTTTCGACAACAGAGAACTTCCCCATATAGGGAGAATGGGAGACCATCATTATCGTTCTCGCGGGAGTCAAACAGACCTACAATCTGGAAGCTTCCATAATCCTGCAAGTGCGAGAGGGAAGCGAACAGAAAGAACAAGCATCTGGAAACGGGAACTGGAAAATCTGGAAACCGCCTTTCGCGGAAAAAGATGGAAGAACTTGAGAAACTCAAGCTGGCCCGTCTGACGTCGCCCCCCGTATGGGGGCGTGGATTGAAATCGCCTCAGTAGCCTGCATGGTGGACAGGCTCTGGTTCGCCCCCCGTATGGGGGCGTGGATTGAAATAGCCAGACCATCGCCCCGATTTTAGAGCAATACGGTCGCCCCCGTATGGGGGCGTGGATTGAAATTCGTATGGTAATCCGGCGGGGAGCCTTTGTGGGTGGATGGGTATAGGTTTCTTTGCCTTGACAGAACCCCCTACCCGCTGACGCGGGTCCTTTCCCCCTTTCAGGGGGACACAGGTAGGGACGGGCGTCTGGCGGGGCGCCGGGCCTGCGCCCCCTACGGCATCGCAATGGGTCAATGATGAAGGGTTTACCGAGAACCTGTTGATACAGACTTCCCCGCCCTTTTCCTTCATTTCCCCGGGTTTTTATGGTAAAATGAAAATTATATCCAAATACCCATTCTGTTGTGCAAAAGGAGCCTCTTTATGTTCCATACGGCCTTTTCGGAATCCGATCCCGATTCCTTCATCCATCATCACCTGAATTATTTCCTGCCCACCATCTATACCATCACCGACTGGGTGATGATCCTGCTGGCGGAATTCCTGGCGTACCACCTGCGGGGGGCTGTTACCGGGAACACCCATTTCCATATGCCCTGGCTGAACTTCTGGGTGGCCTTTCCATTGCTTTTCCTGCTGTTTTTCCGCCAGGGGGGCATCTACACCAAGCATCTTGGGTACTGGAAGCTGCTGGAAACCATTTTCCGGGCCTGTACCTATGCGGCCGGGGCCATTGTGGTCTTTGTGTACCTGTCCCATATTTCTGCCAGCACCTCCCGGCTTTTCGTAGGACTCCTCTGGATCTTTTCCATTATCCTGGTGACCCTGTTCCGGTACTTCTTCACCCATGTGCTGAACTGGGCTGGGGTGGGGAGTGTTCCGGTGCTCCTGGTGGGGGCCGGAAAAACGGCCCGTCTGGTGCTCCAGGGCATCCGGGACGACATCGGTCTCAACTTCAATGTAATCGGTTATGTGGATGACGCCGGTCCTCAGGAAGAAAACGTGGGAAACCTGCCCTATCTGGGCACCTTTGGCCAGGTGGTGGAGGTCATCGAAAAGACCCAGGTCCAGGATGTGTGCATTGCCGTGCCTGGGATGACTCCGGAAAAACTGAACCGGCTGATCCATGTGATCCAGCCCCATGTGCGGAATCTGTCCTTTGTTCCGGATCTGATCGGTCTGCCGGTGAACGGCATTGAAGTGGATTCCCTGTTCAACGAACGGCTGATGTTCATGAGCCTGAAGAACAACCTGGCCCGGTCCTACAACCGGGTCATCAAACGAATCTTTGACCTGGTGCTGACCACCATCGGCGTGGTCCTTCTGAGCCCCATTTTCCTGCTCCTGGCCATCCTGATCAAGCTGGATTCCCGGGGCCCTGTGATCTTTGCCCATAAGCGGATCGGCAAGGGGGGCAAGCTGTTTCCCTGTTTGAAGTTCCGGACCATGTGCGTGGATGCGGATCAGAAACTGAAAGAATACCTGGCGGCCAATCCGGAAGCCCGGAAAGAATGGGAAGCGGAATTCAAGCTGAAGGATGATCCCCGGGTGACCCGGGTGGGGAAAGTGCTGCGAAAAACCAGTCTGGACGAACTGCCCCAGCTGTTCAACGTACTTATCGGCCAGATGAGCCTGGTGGGCCCCCGGCCCATTGTCACGGCGGAAATCCCCAAATACGGGCCCTACATCAAGGACTTCTACATGGTCCATCCCGGCATCACCGGCATGTGGCAGGTGAACGGCCGTAGCGACACCACCTACGAAGAACGGGTCCAGATGGACTCCTGGTACGTCCGCAACTGGGGCGTATGGCTGGATATCATGCTGCTGTGGAGGACGTTCGGGGTAGTATTGCAGCATAAGGGAGCGTACTGAGAGGCGGTTTTAGATAGAGGTCAGATTTGTTTATAGCCACCAAGCTGACGTCTGACTTCTGAAAGGCCCGAAGAGCCGGTCTGACTTCTTTATACTTATAGGGAGGAAAAAACAATAAGCACACTTTCTGAAAATGTCATTTCGCAATTCTATGAATTCGTCGATAAAAAAACGGGGGGCACAATCTGGAATCTGATGAACAGCTGGAGGCTCTGTTGAAGGAATTCATGGAACAGTACAATGTCAGCTTGGATGATGCACCTCCTTTGTCCAAAGAGGATGCCAAAACCGTTTACGACTGGCTGGAACTGTCCGATCAGCAAAAAACGAAAAAAGCCAAGCGAGAATGCCTGGAAAAAGCCAAAGAACTGGATCCCTTCGATGTGGATGTCCTTATGCAGCTCTTGCTATAGGAAAAGAAACAGAAATGGGAATACATTCAGGAAGTCAAAAAATCCTGGATCTGGGCAAAGAAAACCTGAAGCGGCAGAAATTGTACAAAGAATCCATGGGGAATTTCTATATGGTCATTGATACCCGTCCCTATATGCGGGCCATGCAGTATTATTTTGAACTCCTTGAGAGTTGCTGCATGATCCAGCAGGCCATTACTGTAGCCAGAGAAATGCTCAAACTAAACAGGAATGACAACCAGGGGATTCGTTTTTATCTGATGGCCCTGCATGTATACAGCGAAGACGAATTCAATGCCAGTAAGCTGATTCAGGAAAATAAAGGGGAAGAAAATCGTTGTTTCTTTGCCATGTCCATGGCGCTCCTGAAATTCAGACAGGGAAAATGGAAAGAAGCTCAAGTTATTTTAGAACGGCTTAAGACCCAGTACAATGGATTCCAGAACTTCCTTCGGGATGCTGCAGCAGGAGGAAACGTATTCTATGAAGGTGCCAACATGAATTATTACCAACCCTTCACTCGCAGCGAACTGATTACTATGGTGCTGGACTTCCACTTCCTCTGGGACGGAGCCCAGGAATTCTTCCACTGGGCCAAAACCGTCATGAGCCCGGCGAAGAAGAGAAGAGGGAAGAAAAACAGTGCAGAGTGAAGAGTGAAGAGCATTGGACGGCCTGGATCGACGGCTCCATTGCGGAACCGTAGGGGCCGCACGCCGGGCGGCCCGCCAACTGCACCAACCTTCGTTGGAAATCCGCAGGGGCTGAACCAGACGGGTGCAGCCGTGTCGCCCGGTCAGCCCATTTAGCTTTTGTCTTTCCATTCTTGCCCACAACTTTAACATCCACGCTCCTATTTGACAAAAAATCAGCATGCGTGTAAAGTTCGGTCCAGGATAGCAGTCGCAATCACTGAATCGCTCATGAATTCACCCCAGTCGCTGAAATACTTGTTGCTGGTCATAATTATGGTGCCCCGCTCATAGCGGGCGCAGATAATCTGGAACAGCAATTCTGCCTGCTGCCGGCTCAGCTGCATATAGCCAACTTCATCTGTTACCAGGATATCTGGTCGGGCGTAAAATTTGCATCGCCTGGACAATAGACCTTTTTCCCGGCGCTTCTCCAGATCTTCAATAAGGTGGGCTAATGTAATGAAGTATGCGGTTTTACCATGGTGCAAGGCTTCTACCGCAAACGCAGTGGCCAGATGCGTCTTGCCCACTCTTGGCGGGCCCAGCAGAATCAAGTTTTCACTCCGTTCCACAAAAGCAAGCGTACGCAATTCCTGGATTTGCTTCGGGTTCAGATGATCGTGCTCATCTGGTTTTACAGCCGTAAGTAGTAGACCCCACGTATGCGGGGTGATTCCTTGGTATATGCATATCGTTGATTTCCGTTAGCCATGGAGGGGTGCGGATATTTTTGACCTTACACCGCACTGCCCTGCATCTTACGATATTGTATTGGAAGCATACTGCCAGGGGAAACTTGAATCCGTGTTTTCCATGGAACTGGAGCATTTGGCACGAAATGCAGAATATGGAATTCCCATGACCGTGGAAATGGAGAAGGAGGCGGAAACAATGTGTGATTATGGCAGAGGCCTTGCCAGGAAATATGCGGAA is a genomic window containing:
- the ispD gene encoding 2-C-methyl-D-erythritol 4-phosphate cytidylyltransferase, whose translation is MNNELVCIIAAAGMGKRLGLGYNKNYACIRGIPILVRSLHQMSQVPGLDLALVAVAPGEEEGARQLLEEWQPRQFPNLSWNIVTGGKERQDSVANALARLPENTQWVAVHDGARPFADPELIQRVWDKARETGAAVAAVPCKDTIKMADLEKSVERTLDRSRLWAVQTPQIFRPGLLREGFSLAREQHLDVTDDASLVEALRKKVGLVMGSYDNRKITTPEDLDWAQDLAARREGKNMEFRIGSGYDVHRLVEGRPLILCGVTVPWDRGLDGHSDADVALHALMDALLGAAGMGDIGRLFPDTDDAYLGADSRKLLAAVLEKLRAAGWQVNNVDVTIIAQRPKLAPYEPAMLENLLTDLGLPRDAVNVKATTTEKLGFTGRGEGIAAEAVASLTR
- the gltX gene encoding glutamate--tRNA ligase, with protein sequence MEKKLKVRFAPSPTGPFHIGGARSALFNWLLARKENGVMLLRIEDTDRDRSKPEWEANIKAALKWLGIDWDEGVDVGGPNGPYRQMERLDIYKKYTDKLLAEGKAYYCYCTPEELEAEREALTAQGKMPRYMGKCRNLTPEQRAAYEAEGRKPTIRFRVPENEDIVVHDEVRGDVHFDSNGIGDFVIVKSDGIPTYNYAVVIDDALMGVNCVIRAEEHLSNTPRQLLLYDALGFEKPTFGHISLILGPDHKKMSKRHGATSVDQYRQMGYLPDAIVNFLALLGWSPNSDQEIFSREELIQQFSLDHVAKNPAVFDIKKLNWLNAHYMRQLSDEDYVAFAVPFMKEAGYMTGEETGEKLEWLKKVILTARDQAEFGKEIPEKVALYFTDEFDFETPEAEAVLKEETVPQVMGLFLDKLAAAEGLDHAATKALFKAVQKETKLGGKKVFMPVRVALTGNQHGPELAEMIPLLGKERVASRIRGSLAKAGVNL
- the cysS gene encoding cysteine--tRNA ligase, giving the protein MSIRVYNDMTRQKEEFVPLHPGKVGIYVCGVTPYNHPHIGNARPFVVWDTIRRFLDHEGYDVTYVQNFTDVDDKIIRAANEEGVTWDVIANRYIKAYFEVMDKLHVKRAHIYPRVSEHIPDIIHTVQELINNGYGYVVDGDVYYRVERFSHYGELSGRKLDDMMAGARVDVDERKENPMDFALWKSAKPGEPSWDSPWGKGRPGWHIECSTMSTKYLGNTLDFHGGGSDLIFPHHENEIAQSEGATGVHPFVRYWVHNGFITINEEKMSKSLGNFKTVYDLLKEYEPETIRYFILNTHYRSPLDFSQERLAEAGRSLERLRTAQNNLQEIQQVITVGPDAESLALRDKVEELRKGFFDAMSDDFNTSLAISYLFALAKEINVYHNAIISGAKKPDGKLVEQIDKAWKEMIGVIGILENQPAANGEGGAVSNEEAEIAARIEERQAARKARDFAKADAIRDELAAKGIILEDTPQGVRWKRK
- a CDS encoding Mini-ribonuclease 3, which translates into the protein MRYEQYQRLLDHVLATCGETQTMPEPRLIHPVELAYIGDAVFSLYVRMRILPVSSHVQVLHDLASRMVSAVMQAKAMDALEPELTEEEAQIARRGRNTKSTVPKSASVREYRQGTAFEALMGYLYLMDRKDRLQALMDHSFELIRQAMEEERKQKRK
- the thyX gene encoding FAD-dependent thymidylate synthase, producing the protein MHVKLLRYTPEPDRTVAMSARLCYSPIGAAELENKMTDQEVASLVRRLGQMGHTSTFEHVSFTFAIEGVSRVLTHQLVRHRIASYSQQSQRYVKEHDFETILPPTLAARPECKKEFEELCGKIQDLYNKWTEAGVPAEDARYILPNAAETKIVVTMNARSLLHFFQLRCCSRAQWEIRALAWEMLRQVKEVAPILFEKAGPTCESDRVCHEGKMSCGRLEKLLAQDAAKAGEKA
- a CDS encoding phosphatase PAP2 family protein, with product MHLETHYDRTYARLTRPFRTRPWAIRGLFLLNGGLVILMYIAYPLLLWQLWQQGGLAGNTALQKAFWIPALSFLLLTLVRSKINRPRPYEFWTLQPLLPRNKQGESFPSRHVFSSTIIAMTYLYFQPPLGLAFLAVSLASAVVRVLAGVHYPSDVAAGMGAGVVAGLLLWALA
- the wbaP gene encoding undecaprenyl-phosphate galactose phosphotransferase WbaP: MFHTAFSESDPDSFIHHHLNYFLPTIYTITDWVMILLAEFLAYHLRGAVTGNTHFHMPWLNFWVAFPLLFLLFFRQGGIYTKHLGYWKLLETIFRACTYAAGAIVVFVYLSHISASTSRLFVGLLWIFSIILVTLFRYFFTHVLNWAGVGSVPVLLVGAGKTARLVLQGIRDDIGLNFNVIGYVDDAGPQEENVGNLPYLGTFGQVVEVIEKTQVQDVCIAVPGMTPEKLNRLIHVIQPHVRNLSFVPDLIGLPVNGIEVDSLFNERLMFMSLKNNLARSYNRVIKRIFDLVLTTIGVVLLSPIFLLLAILIKLDSRGPVIFAHKRIGKGGKLFPCLKFRTMCVDADQKLKEYLAANPEARKEWEAEFKLKDDPRVTRVGKVLRKTSLDELPQLFNVLIGQMSLVGPRPIVTAEIPKYGPYIKDFYMVHPGITGMWQVNGRSDTTYEERVQMDSWYVRNWGVWLDIMLLWRTFGVVLQHKGAY
- a CDS encoding ATP-binding protein, producing MCIYQGITPHTWGLLLTAVKPDEHDHLNPKQIQELRTLAFVERSENLILLGPPRVGKTHLATAFAVEALHHGKTAYFITLAHLIEDLEKRREKGLLSRRCKFYARPDILVTDEVGYMQLSRQQAELLFQIICARYERGTIIMTSNKYFSDWGEFMSDSVIATAILDRTLHAC